The following proteins are encoded in a genomic region of Paenibacillus sp. FSL R7-0273:
- the trpE gene encoding anthranilate synthase component I yields MTNPSVEEAVKLSREYNLIPVVKRLLADMETPIRLFQRFAGESHAFLLESVEGGIQWARYSFIGSDPFLTISGKKNAIHVKVGGEQKRLTGKPIEELKALLRSYRSPKLDGMPPFTGGAIGFFGYDLLQYYEKLSPHAVDDLGTDDIRFMFCDRIIVFDHVKQQILLIGNLHIKEGDTDSDIRAAYDALNRRLEDFAEELQKEGPKENVNRRSIPEDIELGKIHSNLTKEQYISNVEQAKEYIRAGDIFQVVLSQRLHIETEVSPLHVYRMLRTLNPSPYMYYLKMDEEIIVGTSPEALVKVDGSRVATRPIAGTRPRGETEAEDRALAQELLEDEKERAEHLMLVDLGRNDLGRVSKFGTVKCDSFMEIEKYSHVMHMVSNVSGTLDENKDFFDAFLSCLPAGTVSGAPKLRAMEIISELEREARGAYAGAIGYLGFSGNMDSCITIRTIIFRKGRAYVQAGAGIVWDSVPEKEYEETLNKAKAMLKAIRMAEAMFPAEIREPQVINQDYMYEYTP; encoded by the coding sequence ATGACGAACCCTAGCGTTGAAGAAGCGGTAAAGCTGTCGCGGGAGTATAATCTGATTCCTGTAGTAAAAAGACTGCTGGCTGATATGGAGACGCCGATCCGGCTGTTCCAGCGGTTTGCCGGCGAATCCCATGCTTTCCTGCTGGAAAGCGTAGAGGGCGGCATTCAGTGGGCGCGGTATTCTTTTATCGGCAGCGACCCGTTTCTGACCATTTCGGGTAAAAAGAACGCCATCCATGTAAAGGTGGGGGGAGAGCAGAAGCGGCTCACCGGCAAACCGATCGAGGAGCTAAAAGCGCTGCTCCGCTCGTACCGCAGTCCGAAGCTGGACGGAATGCCTCCCTTTACCGGCGGGGCGATCGGATTCTTCGGATATGATCTGCTGCAATACTATGAGAAGCTGTCCCCGCACGCGGTGGATGATCTCGGGACGGATGATATCCGCTTTATGTTCTGTGACCGCATCATTGTATTTGATCATGTGAAGCAGCAGATCCTGCTGATCGGCAACCTGCATATCAAAGAAGGCGATACGGATTCCGATATCCGGGCCGCCTATGATGCCCTGAACCGCAGGCTGGAGGATTTCGCCGAGGAGCTGCAGAAGGAAGGGCCGAAGGAGAATGTCAACCGCCGCAGTATTCCGGAGGACATTGAGCTGGGCAAGATTCATTCCAACCTGACCAAGGAGCAGTACATTTCCAATGTCGAGCAGGCTAAAGAGTATATCCGGGCGGGAGATATTTTTCAGGTAGTGCTGTCGCAGCGGCTGCATATTGAGACTGAGGTATCCCCGCTGCATGTGTACCGGATGCTGCGTACGCTGAACCCTTCACCCTACATGTATTATCTCAAGATGGATGAGGAGATCATCGTCGGCACCTCTCCGGAGGCGCTGGTGAAGGTGGACGGCAGCCGGGTAGCGACCCGGCCGATTGCCGGGACCAGGCCGCGCGGGGAGACTGAAGCGGAAGACCGGGCACTGGCGCAGGAGCTGCTGGAGGATGAAAAGGAGCGGGCGGAGCATCTGATGCTGGTTGACCTGGGCCGCAATGATCTGGGCCGGGTCTCAAAGTTTGGCACAGTGAAATGCGACTCCTTTATGGAAATAGAGAAATACTCCCATGTAATGCACATGGTATCCAATGTGTCGGGAACACTGGATGAAAACAAGGATTTCTTCGATGCCTTCCTGTCCTGCCTGCCGGCCGGCACCGTCTCCGGTGCGCCGAAGCTGCGGGCGATGGAAATTATCTCCGAGCTGGAACGGGAAGCCAGAGGCGCTTATGCCGGTGCTATCGGCTATCTCGGATTCTCCGGTAATATGGATTCCTGCATCACGATCCGTACTATCATCTTCCGCAAAGGCCGGGCTTACGTGCAGGCCGGGGCGGGGATTGTCTGGGATTCGGTGCCGGAGAAGGAATACGAAGAGACCCTTAACAAAGCAAAGGCGATGTTAAAAGCGATCCGGATGGCAGAAGCCATGTTTCCGGCAGAGATCAGAGAACCGCAGGTAATCAATCAGGATTACATGTACGAATATACCCCGTAA
- a CDS encoding phosphoribosylanthranilate isomerase, with amino-acid sequence MAEALVKICGLQDVEVLKSMKSLPIDYIGFVFAPSRRRVTAEQAALLAAELPGWDTDKAPGAAGVFVNPELQELKELLAVVPLDVIQLHGQESPGFCREVKQAFPQAKIWKAISVADGGPADSAGERSRVVDSYAGSVDALLLDTYDPQGSGGSGRTFDWDRIPFFLQAASRHGLPLFVAGGLHPGNVGELLSGYSPDGVDVSSGVESSGVKDIAKMTSFVERVKQS; translated from the coding sequence ATGGCTGAAGCGCTGGTAAAAATCTGTGGACTTCAGGACGTTGAAGTGCTAAAATCTATGAAGTCATTGCCAATTGATTATATCGGCTTTGTGTTTGCCCCAAGCCGCCGCAGAGTCACCGCAGAACAGGCAGCTCTGCTGGCTGCCGAGCTGCCCGGCTGGGATACAGATAAGGCTCCCGGGGCAGCCGGAGTGTTCGTGAATCCGGAGCTGCAGGAGCTGAAGGAGCTGCTGGCCGTCGTTCCGCTGGATGTCATCCAGCTGCACGGACAGGAGAGCCCCGGGTTTTGCAGAGAGGTAAAGCAGGCTTTTCCGCAGGCTAAGATCTGGAAAGCTATTTCCGTAGCAGACGGCGGTCCAGCGGACAGCGCAGGGGAGCGGAGCCGTGTTGTAGACAGCTATGCAGGCAGCGTTGATGCCCTGCTGCTGGATACCTATGATCCGCAGGGAAGCGGCGGCTCCGGCCGTACCTTTGACTGGGACAGGATTCCCTTTTTCCTGCAGGCTGCTTCCAGGCACGGGCTGCCTCTATTTGTAGCCGGGGGACTTCATCCGGGTAATGTGGGTGAGCTGCTCAGCGGCTACAGCCCTGACGGAGTAGATGTATCCAGCGGTGTGGAGAGCAGCGGAGTAAAGGATATTGCCAAAATGACTTCTTTCGTGGAAAGGGTGAAGCAATCATGA
- a CDS encoding UbiX family flavin prenyltransferase, with the protein MTEPKPKRLVVGITGASGGIYGVRLTETLLSLGYSVHLVVSNAGWRVFKEELGFNASDREGFLNRQFSGYPGSLHYHPVADIGASIASGSFRTEGMIIMPCSMGTLSAVAHGSSDNLMTRAADVMLKEGRPLVLVPRETPLHAIHLENMLKLSRLGVKLIPAMPAFYFGPRSMDDLVDFMVGKVLDSLGIEHSLFRRWGEEE; encoded by the coding sequence ATGACTGAGCCGAAGCCTAAACGCCTTGTTGTTGGAATTACGGGAGCGAGCGGCGGGATTTATGGTGTCCGTCTGACGGAAACTCTGCTGTCACTGGGATATAGCGTTCATCTTGTGGTCAGTAATGCAGGCTGGCGGGTGTTCAAGGAAGAGCTGGGCTTTAACGCCTCTGACCGGGAGGGCTTTCTGAACAGACAGTTCAGCGGCTATCCCGGTTCTCTGCATTATCATCCGGTAGCCGATATCGGGGCCTCCATAGCCAGCGGCTCCTTCCGGACGGAAGGAATGATTATTATGCCTTGCTCGATGGGCACACTGTCTGCTGTAGCACATGGAAGCTCTGACAATTTGATGACACGGGCTGCTGACGTTATGCTGAAGGAAGGACGGCCGCTTGTCCTGGTGCCCCGCGAGACCCCGCTGCATGCGATTCATCTGGAGAACATGCTGAAGCTGTCACGGCTTGGAGTGAAGCTGATCCCGGCGATGCCGGCCTTTTATTTCGGCCCGCGCAGCATGGATGATCTGGTAGACTTCATGGTCGGTAAGGTGCTTGACAGCCTGGGCATTGAGCACAGCCTATTTCGCAGATGGGGGGAAGAAGAATGA
- the trpC gene encoding indole-3-glycerol phosphate synthase TrpC, which produces MYLDKIVATKVKEVEALGRSFSIEDAEEVISGLPATRGFRDALVNRRNRSMGLIAEVKKASPSKGLIRADFDPAAIARGYEAGGADCLSVLTDQDYFQGSNAFLQQVREAVSLPLLRKDFIIDERQIYEARILGADAILLIAAILTAEQLASFTDLAASLDLDVLIEIHDRSELELVTGTGKIEHPHVLLGINNRNLRTFETRLETSAELAALVPAGVPVISESGIAGPADIDYLSTSGAVGVLVGEYLMRQDNVEEAVYGLLGPVTAGKDRALHG; this is translated from the coding sequence ATGTATCTTGATAAAATTGTCGCTACCAAGGTGAAAGAGGTTGAAGCTCTGGGCAGAAGCTTCTCTATAGAAGATGCTGAAGAGGTTATATCCGGCCTGCCGGCTACCAGAGGATTCAGGGATGCGCTGGTGAACCGCCGGAACCGCAGTATGGGGCTGATTGCCGAGGTTAAGAAGGCATCCCCGTCGAAGGGGCTGATCCGTGCCGATTTTGATCCGGCTGCAATTGCCCGGGGCTACGAAGCCGGCGGGGCTGATTGCCTTTCGGTCTTGACTGACCAGGATTACTTCCAGGGCAGTAATGCATTCCTGCAGCAGGTGAGGGAAGCGGTAAGCCTTCCGCTGCTTCGCAAGGATTTTATCATTGATGAGCGCCAGATTTATGAAGCACGGATACTCGGGGCAGATGCCATACTGCTGATTGCGGCCATTCTGACGGCGGAGCAGCTGGCTTCCTTTACCGATTTGGCAGCGTCCCTGGATTTGGATGTGCTGATTGAGATTCATGACCGCAGCGAGCTGGAGCTGGTAACGGGCACCGGGAAAATAGAGCATCCTCACGTGCTGCTCGGCATCAATAACCGCAATCTGCGCACGTTTGAGACACGGCTGGAGACCTCAGCCGAGCTGGCGGCTCTGGTGCCGGCCGGAGTGCCTGTGATTAGCGAAAGCGGGATAGCCGGTCCTGCTGATATCGATTATTTAAGCACAAGCGGCGCTGTCGGCGTGCTGGTCGGGGAATATCTGATGCGGCAGGATAACGTGGAAGAAGCTGTATACGGGCTGCTCGGACCTGTTACTGCCGGAAAGGATCGTGCCCTGCATGGCTGA
- the aroH gene encoding chorismate mutase: MVNRGIRGATTVVNNEENEILRETVVLLREIVERNDVIAEDICSVWITVTGDLDATFPARAIREIEGWELVPLMCSVEIPVKGGLPMCIRLMVQVNTDKSQRDIRHVYLNEAKKLRPDLSQGK, encoded by the coding sequence ATGGTAAACCGGGGAATCCGCGGTGCAACGACCGTAGTCAATAATGAGGAAAATGAAATTTTGCGTGAAACAGTAGTGCTGCTTCGGGAAATCGTTGAGCGCAATGATGTAATTGCCGAGGATATCTGCAGCGTATGGATTACTGTGACCGGAGATCTGGATGCGACGTTTCCGGCACGGGCGATCCGCGAGATTGAAGGCTGGGAGCTGGTGCCGCTCATGTGCTCCGTTGAGATTCCCGTCAAAGGCGGGCTGCCGATGTGTATCCGCCTGATGGTACAGGTCAATACAGACAAATCCCAGCGTGATATCCGCCACGTATATCTTAATGAAGCTAAGAAGCTTCGTCCTGATCTCTCACAGGGCAAGTAA
- a CDS encoding menaquinone biosynthetic enzyme MqnA/MqnD family protein — translation MREHQHTVIGKISYTNSWPVFHNFNPSALKHPAEMVSEVPAILNQGMNRGTIHVGALSSFAYAEASDRLLLLPDLSVSADGPVNSILLFSRVPAEQIGTGRIAVTNTSATSVNLLKILMEKAIGCSPEYVTAEPELDSMMDQADACLLIGDHAIKAAWQDQGYLVTDLGHIWKEWTGHSMTFAVWAVNREAARHKPEAVAEIAAAFVDSKQRGVNNLGPIIREACSRVGGTAEYWNGYFSNLCYDFGERQQEGLNLYFRYAYEMGLLPQEVKMELWSRNLLTRVNE, via the coding sequence ATGAGAGAACACCAGCATACTGTAATCGGAAAAATCAGTTACACCAACTCATGGCCGGTATTTCACAATTTTAACCCCTCTGCCCTGAAGCATCCGGCCGAGATGGTGAGTGAAGTGCCTGCCATTCTTAATCAGGGGATGAACCGCGGTACAATTCATGTCGGCGCACTGTCCTCCTTTGCCTACGCTGAGGCCAGTGACCGGTTGCTGCTGCTGCCTGATCTGTCTGTGAGTGCAGACGGGCCGGTGAATTCAATCCTGCTCTTCTCCAGAGTGCCGGCAGAGCAGATCGGGACAGGACGGATTGCGGTAACCAACACCTCGGCAACCTCAGTCAATCTGCTCAAAATATTGATGGAGAAGGCTATCGGCTGTAGTCCTGAATATGTCACCGCTGAACCGGAGCTTGACAGTATGATGGATCAGGCGGATGCCTGTCTGCTGATCGGCGATCATGCCATCAAGGCGGCCTGGCAGGATCAGGGCTACCTGGTTACGGACCTTGGACATATATGGAAGGAATGGACCGGGCACAGCATGACTTTTGCCGTCTGGGCGGTTAACCGGGAGGCGGCAAGGCATAAGCCGGAGGCGGTTGCCGAGATTGCCGCAGCCTTTGTGGACAGCAAGCAGCGCGGAGTTAACAATCTTGGGCCGATCATCCGTGAAGCCTGTTCGCGGGTCGGGGGAACAGCAGAATACTGGAACGGCTATTTCAGCAATTTATGTTATGACTTTGGGGAAAGGCAGCAGGAAGGTCTAAACCTCTATTTCCGCTACGCCTATGAGATGGGCCTGCTGCCGCAGGAAGTGAAAATGGAGCTATGGAGCCGTAATCTGCTGACACGGGTGAACGAATGA
- a CDS encoding CheR family methyltransferase, with amino-acid sequence MADREETTAPDPDYTGFIHNVKQSTGIDLAQYKEAQMKRRLTTLRMKNGYHSFTDFFAAMMKDKALFYEFLDRMTINVSEFWRNPNRWEVLRDVILPELQQSGRRLKLWSAACSTGEEPYTLAMILADKNLLSQTGILASDIDDGALAKAKQGLYLERSLKDVPKDVADRYFTPEGPVFKVSETLKKNIEFRKQNLLLDKFDDGFDLIICRNVMIYFTEEAKNKLYHKFSASLRPGGYLFVGSTEQIFTPAQYGFESTETFFYRKK; translated from the coding sequence ATGGCTGATCGTGAAGAAACAACAGCACCGGACCCGGATTACACCGGTTTTATTCATAATGTTAAGCAGAGCACGGGAATCGACCTTGCCCAATATAAGGAAGCCCAGATGAAGCGCCGGCTGACTACACTGCGGATGAAGAACGGGTATCATTCATTCACGGATTTTTTTGCTGCTATGATGAAGGACAAGGCCTTATTCTATGAATTTCTGGACCGCATGACGATTAACGTATCAGAGTTCTGGCGTAATCCGAACCGCTGGGAGGTGCTGCGGGACGTTATTTTACCAGAGCTGCAGCAATCCGGCCGCCGGTTGAAGCTATGGAGTGCAGCCTGTTCCACCGGAGAAGAGCCGTATACGCTCGCCATGATTCTCGCGGACAAAAATCTGCTATCCCAGACCGGCATTCTCGCATCGGATATTGATGACGGGGCACTGGCCAAAGCGAAGCAGGGGCTCTATCTGGAGCGTTCGCTGAAGGATGTGCCGAAGGATGTGGCTGACCGCTATTTTACGCCCGAAGGCCCGGTATTCAAGGTCAGTGAGACCCTCAAGAAAAACATCGAATTCCGCAAGCAGAACCTGCTGCTCGACAAATTTGATGACGGCTTTGATCTGATTATTTGCCGCAATGTAATGATCTATTTTACCGAAGAAGCGAAGAACAAGCTGTACCACAAATTCTCGGCAAGCCTGCGGCCCGGCGGATATTTGTTCGTAGGCAGCACAGAGCAGATTTTTACACCGGCACAATACGGATTTGAATCAACGGAAACCTTCTTCTACCGCAAAAAATAG
- the aroB gene encoding 3-dehydroquinate synthase, protein MRSITVDLGERSYPILIGSGLLQTAGERCREAGYPVRSPLLVVSDSEVAPRYLDVVEASLRGQGYTVVSHVIPSGEASKSLAVYEEVITTAIKAGLDRSSAVLALGGGVVGDLAGYVAATYMRGIGFVQLPTTILAHDSSVGGKVAVNHPLAKNMIGAFYQPSMVLYDLDTLRTLPPREVSSGLAEVVKHGLILDKEFAYWCREHASELLALDAEALGYAIERGCAVKASVVGTDERENGLRAILNLGHTIGHAIEAVGGYGVFLHGEAISIGMAGSALLAAKLGRDRVIYEDTVSMLSALSLPVRLPAEYSADQLMEAMMHDKKFKEGKMTFIVPDSIGAVSIINDVQQSAVREVIAQLKKEGSPW, encoded by the coding sequence ATGCGCAGCATTACTGTGGATTTGGGGGAACGCTCCTATCCGATCCTGATCGGCAGCGGCCTGCTGCAGACAGCCGGCGAGCGTTGCCGGGAAGCCGGGTATCCGGTACGCAGCCCGCTGCTGGTGGTCAGTGACAGTGAGGTAGCCCCGCGTTATCTGGATGTGGTCGAAGCCTCACTGCGCGGACAGGGCTATACTGTCGTTAGTCATGTAATACCGTCGGGGGAAGCATCCAAATCACTGGCGGTATATGAAGAAGTAATTACAACGGCCATTAAGGCCGGGCTGGACCGCAGCTCTGCTGTTCTGGCGCTTGGCGGCGGTGTTGTCGGAGATCTGGCCGGGTATGTGGCTGCCACGTATATGCGGGGGATCGGCTTCGTTCAGCTTCCGACGACCATCCTTGCCCATGACAGCAGCGTCGGCGGCAAGGTGGCCGTCAACCATCCGCTGGCGAAGAATATGATCGGTGCCTTTTATCAGCCGTCCATGGTCCTGTATGATCTGGATACACTGCGTACGCTGCCGCCCCGTGAGGTATCTTCGGGACTGGCTGAAGTGGTGAAGCATGGCCTTATCCTGGATAAAGAGTTTGCTTACTGGTGCCGCGAGCACGCTTCAGAGCTGCTGGCCCTCGATGCTGAGGCGCTTGGCTATGCGATTGAGCGCGGCTGTGCCGTTAAAGCCAGCGTTGTGGGTACTGACGAGCGTGAGAACGGCCTGCGGGCCATTCTCAACCTGGGACACACCATCGGTCATGCTATTGAAGCAGTAGGCGGCTATGGTGTATTCCTGCACGGGGAGGCCATTTCCATCGGCATGGCCGGGTCAGCGCTGCTGGCGGCTAAGCTGGGCCGGGACCGCGTAATTTATGAGGATACCGTCTCCATGCTGTCTGCACTGTCACTTCCCGTCAGACTTCCGGCGGAGTACAGTGCGGATCAGCTGATGGAAGCGATGATGCATGACAAGAAGTTTAAGGAAGGTAAAATGACCTTCATCGTGCCTGATTCAATCGGTGCTGTGAGCATCATTAATGATGTGCAGCAGAGCGCCGTGCGCGAGGTTATCGCACAGCTTAAGAAGGAGGGGAGCCCATGGTAA
- the trpD gene encoding anthranilate phosphoribosyltransferase, translated as MEASQLLQSGIAGLIEGKDLSRAQAREIMGTIMNGTASAAQIGALLTALRIKGETVEEITGFAEAMRGFGTPVLTERTRLLDTCGTGGSGIHKFNISTASAIISSAASVRVAKHGNRSASGRAGSADVLEALGVNIHLNAEQARQCLDSIGICFLFAQIYHPSMKHAAAPRRELGVRTVFNMLGPLTNPAGADRQLMGIYDRNKTEIVANVLKELGSKRAMIVSSLDGLDEISISAPTQVSELKNGIVTTYEITPEELGLSRHPLEAVLGGDAAENAAIITAVLQGALTPYRDIVLANAGACIYVAGLADSLSEGVAQARQMIDSGKALLKLEQLKAMTKELDYVS; from the coding sequence ATGGAAGCGAGCCAGTTATTACAATCAGGGATTGCGGGATTGATCGAAGGAAAAGACTTGAGCCGGGCGCAGGCCCGTGAAATAATGGGAACAATTATGAACGGAACCGCCTCGGCGGCGCAGATCGGCGCCTTGCTGACCGCGCTGCGGATCAAGGGCGAGACCGTTGAAGAGATTACCGGCTTCGCGGAAGCAATGCGCGGATTTGGAACGCCGGTGCTTACAGAGCGCACCCGGCTGCTGGATACCTGCGGTACCGGCGGGTCGGGTATTCATAAATTCAATATCTCCACTGCCTCGGCGATTATCTCTTCAGCGGCTTCTGTACGCGTCGCGAAGCACGGCAACCGCTCCGCCTCCGGCAGAGCAGGCAGCGCGGATGTGCTCGAAGCGCTGGGTGTGAACATTCATCTGAATGCGGAGCAGGCCCGCCAGTGCCTGGACAGCATCGGAATCTGCTTCCTGTTCGCGCAGATCTATCACCCGTCCATGAAGCATGCTGCCGCACCGCGCCGTGAGCTTGGGGTCCGGACTGTATTCAACATGCTGGGCCCGCTGACCAATCCGGCTGGAGCCGACCGGCAGCTGATGGGCATCTACGACCGGAATAAGACGGAGATTGTAGCTAACGTGCTGAAGGAGCTCGGCTCTAAGCGGGCTATGATCGTGAGCAGTCTGGACGGCCTTGATGAAATCAGCATATCGGCACCTACACAGGTATCGGAGTTAAAGAACGGTATAGTAACCACTTATGAGATTACGCCGGAAGAGCTCGGTCTTAGCAGACATCCGCTGGAGGCTGTACTGGGCGGAGATGCTGCCGAGAATGCAGCTATTATTACTGCGGTGCTGCAGGGAGCGCTCACGCCATACCGTGACATTGTTCTGGCCAATGCCGGCGCCTGTATCTATGTTGCCGGACTGGCAGACAGCCTCAGCGAAGGTGTGGCGCAGGCGCGCCAGATGATTGATTCCGGCAAAGCGCTGCTCAAGCTGGAGCAGCTGAAAGCTATGACAAAGGAGCTTGACTATGTATCTTGA
- a CDS encoding polyprenyl synthetase family protein: protein MKRMQIFGMLSKDMDQIEKELYRSVQGDDELLTETSLHLLKAGGKRLRPVFVLMGGKFGQYDLEKLKRVAIPLELIHSASLVHDDVIDDAELRRGELTVKAKWGNKIAMYTGDYIYAKALVMASELKNPRIHLILSKAMVEMSVGEMEQIRDFFNSGQSVRHYLRRIRRKTALLIAISCELGALAADSEPETARLLYNYGYNVGMAFQIRDDLLDLSGTEKQIGKPPGSDMRQGNITLPVIYSLEDSRLRPQLLEELALIRSGQAGVGRAVDLILSGDGITRAEELASRYIDKALAALEQLPSNRTRRNLRDIAYFVTGRAY, encoded by the coding sequence ATGAAGCGAATGCAAATTTTTGGGATGCTGAGCAAAGACATGGATCAGATTGAAAAGGAGCTATACCGCAGTGTGCAGGGCGATGATGAGCTGCTTACAGAAACCTCACTCCATCTGCTGAAGGCCGGCGGCAAACGGCTGCGCCCGGTATTTGTCCTGATGGGAGGCAAGTTCGGGCAGTATGATCTGGAGAAGCTTAAGCGTGTCGCCATACCGCTTGAGCTTATACATAGCGCGTCGCTGGTTCACGATGATGTGATTGACGACGCCGAGCTGCGCCGCGGAGAGCTTACTGTAAAGGCCAAATGGGGCAACAAGATCGCCATGTACACCGGTGATTACATTTATGCCAAGGCGCTCGTGATGGCTTCGGAGCTCAAGAATCCGCGGATTCATCTTATCCTGTCCAAAGCGATGGTGGAGATGTCGGTCGGCGAGATGGAACAGATCCGCGATTTCTTCAACAGCGGACAGAGCGTGCGCCATTATCTGCGGCGCATCCGGCGCAAAACAGCGCTGCTGATTGCAATCAGCTGCGAGCTCGGGGCGCTGGCTGCAGACAGCGAGCCGGAAACGGCCCGCCTGTTGTATAACTACGGCTATAACGTCGGAATGGCGTTTCAGATCCGTGACGATCTGCTGGATCTGTCGGGAACCGAGAAGCAGATCGGCAAGCCGCCCGGCAGTGACATGAGACAGGGGAATATTACGCTGCCGGTTATTTACAGCCTGGAGGACAGCCGTCTGCGCCCGCAGCTGCTCGAGGAGCTTGCGCTGATCCGCAGCGGGCAGGCCGGAGTCGGCCGTGCGGTTGATCTTATTCTGTCCGGTGACGGCATAACAAGGGCAGAGGAGCTGGCCTCACGCTATATCGACAAGGCGCTGGCTGCGCTGGAGCAGCTTCCGAGCAACAGAACGAGACGCAATTTGCGCGATATTGCCTATTTTGTGACGGGACGGGCTTACTAA
- the ndk gene encoding nucleoside-diphosphate kinase, which yields MEKTYLMIKPDGVQRGLIGRIVARLEDKGFKLVAAKLITVTEEQAKKHYAEHEGKDFFAELVGFITSGPVFAMVWEGDDVIALSRLLIGKTKVGEALPGTIRGDYASHTPLNLIHGSDSPESAAREIANFFAPDELNDYNKDIAVWM from the coding sequence ATGGAAAAGACGTATCTGATGATCAAACCGGATGGTGTACAGCGCGGACTAATCGGACGTATTGTCGCCCGTCTGGAGGATAAGGGCTTCAAGCTGGTTGCAGCTAAGCTGATTACAGTTACCGAAGAACAGGCCAAGAAGCATTATGCTGAGCATGAAGGCAAGGATTTCTTCGCAGAGCTGGTAGGCTTCATTACTTCAGGTCCCGTATTCGCGATGGTCTGGGAAGGTGATGACGTGATCGCCCTGTCCCGTCTGCTGATTGGCAAAACCAAGGTGGGTGAAGCACTGCCGGGTACCATCCGCGGTGACTATGCCAGCCACACTCCGCTTAACCTCATTCACGGTTCGGATTCTCCGGAAAGTGCGGCACGGGAAATCGCCAACTTCTTTGCTCCCGATGAACTGAATGACTACAATAAAGACATCGCGGTCTGGATGTAG
- the aroC gene encoding chorismate synthase, whose amino-acid sequence MSLRYLTAGETHGPQLTAIIEGLPSNLTLHFEELNFQLHRRQKGYGRGRRMQIEKDTAQIVGGVRHGYTTGAPVALVVENKDWTHWKNIMNIEPIPGSDEEKRRVNRPRPGHADLNGGLKYNHKDLRNVLERSSARETAARVAVGAVARQLLAEFGVKIAGQVIRIGEIEAPANDLPIDELIAKTEESSVRVVDKETEQKMEAYIDKIKEEGDSIGGIVECVVEGLPIGLGSYVQYDRKLDAAIAGAVMSINAFKGVEIGIGFEAGVLRGSQVHDEIMYDPSRGYYRASNRLGGFEGGMTNGMPVVVRGVMKPIPTLYKPLQSVDIDTKEPFTAQVERSDACAVPAACVVLESVVAWELAKAFLDKFGGDSIEEVRANYNSYLAQLESY is encoded by the coding sequence ATGAGTTTACGCTACTTGACAGCGGGGGAAACGCACGGCCCCCAGCTTACAGCCATTATCGAGGGATTGCCAAGCAATCTGACACTTCATTTCGAAGAGCTTAATTTTCAGCTGCACCGCAGACAGAAGGGCTACGGCCGCGGACGCCGTATGCAGATCGAGAAGGATACGGCACAGATCGTCGGCGGAGTACGCCACGGGTATACAACAGGTGCCCCGGTTGCCCTTGTAGTCGAGAACAAGGACTGGACACACTGGAAGAATATTATGAATATTGAGCCGATTCCCGGCAGTGACGAGGAGAAGCGGCGTGTGAACCGTCCGCGTCCCGGACATGCCGATCTGAACGGCGGACTCAAGTATAATCATAAGGATCTGCGCAATGTACTCGAGCGCTCCAGCGCCCGTGAGACGGCGGCAAGAGTGGCGGTCGGTGCGGTAGCCCGGCAGCTGCTGGCTGAATTCGGCGTGAAGATTGCCGGCCAGGTTATCCGGATCGGCGAGATTGAAGCGCCTGCGAACGATCTGCCTATCGACGAGCTGATTGCGAAGACCGAGGAATCATCTGTCAGAGTTGTGGACAAAGAAACTGAGCAGAAGATGGAGGCATACATAGACAAGATCAAGGAGGAAGGCGACTCCATCGGCGGTATTGTGGAATGCGTCGTGGAAGGCCTGCCTATCGGTCTCGGCAGCTATGTACAATATGACCGCAAGCTGGATGCGGCAATTGCCGGTGCCGTTATGTCGATCAATGCATTTAAAGGCGTGGAAATCGGCATCGGCTTCGAAGCGGGTGTCCTGCGCGGCTCACAGGTGCACGACGAGATCATGTATGATCCTTCCCGTGGATACTACAGAGCAAGCAACCGGCTTGGCGGCTTCGAAGGCGGTATGACCAACGGAATGCCGGTGGTGGTCCGCGGCGTCATGAAGCCGATCCCTACCCTGTACAAGCCGCTGCAAAGCGTGGACATCGACACTAAAGAGCCGTTTACGGCCCAGGTGGAGCGTTCGGATGCCTGCGCGGTTCCTGCTGCCTGTGTGGTACTGGAAAGTGTTGTAGCCTGGGAGCTTGCCAAGGCCTTCCTCGATAAGTTCGGCGGGGACTCTATTGAGGAAGTCAGAGCTAACTACAACAGCTATCTGGCCCAGCTGGAGAGCTACTGA